tttttagtactATCATATGTATGAAAACTATTTTTGTTTGAGTACATATGGTATGGAAtcacaaaataatatgatatgtaaattgatttacttatttatttttttataaccacattatattatataaatatatatatgtataaaatatggTATACAAATTGAATTacgtaattttttaaaacaaaatttatacaaacatTTTAGTATACGATTTGTGTATAAAATATGCTATATACAAATTGATTTACTTAATGGAGtgaattcaattatgtaatggatttttagaaaataaactaGAGAATAAAGGCATGTATAATAAGATTTActatgaattttaaaaaggaGATATAGCGAGGAAGTAAAAATGTaggaaaaatttataaaaaagaatactaattactaattaattaagagaaaatTAGGAGATTGATATTCTATCAGTTTTAAAACTctttaattatgaaaaacaaaattgatttattattgagtttaaaaaatattaattacattttttttttcattttatagtttaatttattagaTTTTGATAGAAATCACTGATACTTATTAAAACTACTGCTAGATAATTTGGATAAGACtagtaataactaataaaaactttttaatacattatttagtaattttttttctcgaaattacattaattttggCTAAACATTTAAGATGTACCGAAAATCAAATCAACCCAAAATCCACAGAATATGAAGGTTTGGGCCTCGGCCTATTAATCCAACATCCTCTTCATAAAACATAAAGGGCCCAATAAAAAAGCAATGACGGGTATCCACTTGACCGTCTCCCGGGTATAACTGAAATTAGAGATGAATTTAGGTAAGAACTCTGGGAGATAGACAGGGTGAAAAGCCCTAGATTCTTTCTTCTATGGAGTCAATACTTGTTCAATACTAATAATTGAAGGGCTCAATTACCGCATTTTAGCTTCGATCCATTCATTGCCTTTGAATCCCCTTGCTTTTCTTCTGAATCGGTACGTTCATACATCCTAGAAGGCttcttcgttttaattttttttttcaatttgcatgtaaaatttgattttttctgATCTATTCTGTTTTTATGTAAATCGAAAACCTTTTCTCGATTGAAATCTTGAATTCTCAGAATCAAGATTGCGTAGATTTTAGTTTTTACCTTTTTGTTGTATGTGTAATAATTGAGGCGTTAAAGGCAAATAATTTCCATGATTTGGGCCCGAATAATGAAATGTGAAATAAACATAAGATTGATATAGACGGTTTCAAGAAGTTAATTAGTTATTGCTTGTGCTGTCGTGACATAGGGTTTGATCAGATTTGAGGTTTCCGTTTCGTGCTGGTTTTTATCGTATATTATATCATGTGGGTAATTTCCTTTTGGAAAAATGTTTGGCTTATGCAAAATCAGTTAGATCTACCATATGAGCAAGAGGTTATAACATTTAACTTTTTGTCCTGTGGTCTTGAGATATCATTTTCTTGTCTTTTGTTTGTATTATATCCTTCATATGAGTAAGAGGTTATAGCATCTAACTTTTTGTCCTATGGTCTTGAGATATCATTTTCTTgtcttttgtttttatatatccTTGTGAAACATGGCAATACAAGGCGGAATGTAGCTTATTAGGAGGGTGtcttgttgatttttttaatccaaGGGTTTTAGATTGAAAATTTAGCTTGTTTTAGTTGAAAGAAAGATACTATGCAAGAATTTAGGGAAAAATATATTCGTAGAGGAAAATGTCGTGATGGAAGTCATTCTGTCCTTGTAGTCGAAATAATGTATACTTGGTATGAACCTTTTCGGTTATTTGACATATTCATGGTGAATCATTTTTCtgccataccaaacacactgtTTGAGGTGTATTTAAATGGAGAGTTGGTATTCCTTTTGCATCTGCTTTCATTCTTTTTGACCAACCCTTAATACTTTTATTTGTCAGGTTTTGGGTGTTTGCAAACTTCTGATATTTCCAATTCAAATAAAACTGAGTGAGATGCAGGACTCAACTACCAGGGCATTTGAAagctcttcttcttcctccggAGATGGGAACAATGATGCTGGTGATTTTGAATGCAACATATGTTTTGAATTGGCCCAAGATCCCATTGTGACACTCTGTGGTCACCTTTACTGTTGGCCATGTCTGTATAGATGGTTACGTCTTCACTCGCAGTGCCATGAATGCCCTGTCTGTAAGGCACTTATTCAAGAGGAGAAGTTAGTTCCACTTTATGGAAGAGGAAGAACTTCTACTGATCCCCGATCAAAACCAATTCCTGGCCTTGAAATTCCTAGTAGACCTGCTGGACAACGACCTGAAACTGCTCCTCAACCTGAACCAAATCATTTTCCTAATCATGGATTTGGGCACATGGGAGGATTGTTTCCAACAGCAACTGCAAGATTTGGTAACTTTACAATGTCTGCTGGTTTTGGTGGATTGCTCCCTTCATTGCTCAGCTTCCAGTTTCATGGATTTCCTGGTCCCACAGCATATCCTACCGCATCAAATCACCCTTTTGGATATACTCCTGCATATCACGGGCCACATGTTCGTAACGCTCAAGACACTGCTCAAGGACAAGCAGATAGCAATCTCAAGTTAATGTTTTTACTTGTTGGTTTTCTTGTGCTAATTTATTTGTTAGGCTAAAGAATGGATTTGGTCTACCCCTGATGCTAATGTTGGCTATCAGATTTTGTGCATGTGGATATGTCAATTCTGCACTCACCTTGAAGTTACTACTAACTTTGGTGATTTTATAGATGCGAGCACTCTGTTACTTTAATGTAACAAGTTTATATCTGTGTAATGTGTATATTTTGTATACTTAAAGTGGTTCTAGCTCGTTGTTTTTGCACCTTCTGTTGGGTGAGGATACCAAAGTAACCCATGCTCTTGATGGCTTGTAATGATTTTTGGTCATCTGCTTAGTTGGGTGGTTATAACCTCATTTGTTTGTGATGTTGGACAGTACGGTGAAGGCATATTTGTGATTTTTAGTTCTATTAATCGTAGTTCATTCTCTAACCCCTGCTTTACCCTAAAGAAAATAGAGGATTTACAATAGTGACATAGTGGAATAGCAGTGTGGCTACTTGTGTTTTGATTTGAATTTGATTGATATTACTTTGCCCTTGAATGACGAAAAATTTTCCCGGGCTTCACGTTTGGTTGGTGTCTGTACAAAATAGGTTAGGGTGAACGTATGGCAACTGTAATGATAAAGCATTCCATGAGTAGTTTAGAAAATATAGTTGGATTAATATGATGAGGTGGCAAGTCCTTGTCCAGTTTCCAGATAGTTCAGTTTCATCTTTAATGAGTTCTGTATGACAGTTTGGAGGAACTATTCTATTACCTCTTTGAAACGTTCTTTCCTCTTCTGCAGTGCCTGTTTTTGCCTACCTTGTGAGCAGTGTCTTCAGTAGATCAGATCAGTCTCACAGACCAGTGATGAGGAGAATTTCCGTTGTTGAAAGGTATCGTCATGACCGTCTCATCGTTGGATTCCTTTTTATTGAACTGCTTACTGTTAGGTAGTAGTTATAATGGTGAAGATTGTTAGGATATCAGGTTGTGGTTTTGGGATCATAGATTAGTTACTTCTCAAATATTGCACTGATAGTAAATAAAGACAAGAAAAGATTTTTGAAAGGGAAATGGGATCAGATCACAAGTAGGTCCATCTGCATTAAAGTGAAACAGGGaattcacatatatatttgactaatgcttttaatattttgttgacTAATGCTTCACTACGAGTAGGTTTCAAATTAAATGAGTCCCTCTCCATTTACAAGCTAAAGTTACAATAATGTTTGGTACGAAGTAATTCTCCACTTTTACTTTACCAACCAACTAAAAAAGCTCTATAACAAAGAAATCATGACATTTTTATCTGCCAAAGATGCTCCCTTCGGACCATagattaaaaagtaaataaaaaatattattgagtaCATTCGTCCTAGTTAATTATTCTTGAAAGTGATAAACAGTACTAATTAATTAGATTAAGTGAGAAATACCTATATATATTTCACTATTGTGATTGATTAGATTAACTTGACGCTCTTTTTATTTActgaagaaaaattaaagataaaatgttAATTGAAGAAAGTTAACATTTAATATGTTTAAGGATAACAGCTACGAGCATGATTTTAAGGAACactcaaattaaaaatatgacaaGAAAAGTGATCAGCAACAGTTTCTAAACAATTTATCCATCATTTACCTCATATGATTTTCTTGCTTTAACATTATTGGATTGATAGCTGAATTAAAGAGCAAGAACAGCTGTGTGCCAAagtgaaaacaaaaaaaggtttgAAAATATATCGTAACATTTAGAATTACAGTGCCTATTTCCTACTCACTATATATAGGTAAGCAAATTGACCTTCCATTTTGACTAAAATTGATGTCAATTTGTTTCAacattttctaaattaaatatgtttctattaattataaagCAGAGCAAAGACAGTCGATGTGATATATTAGTTAGTTATATTAAAGAGACAAGATTTTAAATTCCTGATAATGAGTAACTACACACTAATCAGTGTCAGTCTCCTTCAGTTCTGTTGGAACATCTTAAAACAATGAACATgtgaaattaatatatacatttattcATCATTAGGGCAATTAAATGACAATTTCTAAACCATACTGGTCACTGCATTATTTATTCCTTCAATTAACCCTATATATACACACT
This window of the Solanum pennellii chromosome 2, SPENNV200 genome carries:
- the LOC107008836 gene encoding E3 ubiquitin-protein ligase RNF185, with the protein product MQDSTTRAFESSSSSSGDGNNDAGDFECNICFELAQDPIVTLCGHLYCWPCLYRWLRLHSQCHECPVCKALIQEEKLVPLYGRGRTSTDPRSKPIPGLEIPSRPAGQRPETAPQPEPNHFPNHGFGHMGGLFPTATARFGNFTMSAGFGGLLPSLLSFQFHGFPGPTAYPTASNHPFGYTPAYHGPHVRNAQDTAQGQADSNLKLMFLLVGFLVLIYLLG